In the Pseudomonas sp. DTU_2021_1001937_2_SI_NGA_ILE_001 genome, one interval contains:
- a CDS encoding RnfH family protein — MPEPLIDIEVVHAGVDRQVLLALQVPAGSTLMQAVLASGIAQSFPELDLQASAMGIFGKVVKDPAAHVLEAGDRIEIYRPLLADPKEVRRLRAAKTAKPRKGRA; from the coding sequence ATGCCTGAGCCGCTGATCGACATCGAGGTGGTGCATGCCGGCGTCGACCGCCAGGTGCTGCTGGCCCTGCAGGTACCGGCTGGCAGCACCTTGATGCAGGCAGTGCTCGCCAGTGGCATCGCGCAGTCCTTTCCTGAGCTGGATCTGCAGGCTTCGGCGATGGGTATCTTCGGCAAGGTGGTCAAGGACCCGGCCGCGCATGTGCTGGAGGCGGGGGACCGCATCGAAATCTATCGGCCGCTGCTGGCCGACCCCAAGGAAGTACGACGCTTGCGTGCGGCGAAAACAGCGAAGCCGCGCAAAGGCCGCGCCTGA
- a CDS encoding type II toxin-antitoxin system RatA family toxin, with protein sequence MTTHIQRSALLPYPARFLYDLVNDVARYPEFLPWCAAALVHEASDTEMRASLEIAKGGLSQKFVTRNTLVPGESIIMDLVEGPFNQLHGVWTFKALNEKACKISLDLSFDYAGPLVRATLGPLFNQAANTLVDAFCQRAKQLHA encoded by the coding sequence ATGACTACGCATATTCAACGCTCGGCATTGCTGCCGTACCCGGCCCGGTTCCTTTACGACCTGGTCAACGACGTGGCCCGTTATCCGGAATTCTTGCCGTGGTGCGCGGCGGCCTTGGTGCACGAGGCCAGCGATACCGAGATGCGTGCCAGCCTGGAGATCGCCAAGGGTGGCCTGAGCCAGAAGTTCGTGACCCGCAACACGCTGGTGCCAGGCGAGTCGATCATCATGGATCTGGTCGAAGGCCCCTTCAACCAGCTGCACGGCGTGTGGACCTTCAAGGCGCTGAACGAAAAGGCCTGCAAGATCAGCCTCGACCTGTCTTTCGACTACGCCGGGCCGCTGGTGCGTGCCACCCTCGGCCCGCTGTTCAATCAGGCCGCCAATACCCTGGTGGATGCCTTCTGCCAGCGCGCCAAGCAGCTGCATGCCTGA
- the recN gene encoding DNA repair protein RecN: MLVHLSVHNYAIVEHLDLELDRGMSVITGETGAGKSIMLDALGLTLGDRADSGVVRPGADKADILATFDLAEIPEARAWLSERDLDGDSPCILRRVITAEGRSRAYINGTPCPQGDLKALGELLIDIHSQHEHQSLLKTDTHRRLLDEYAGATELARQVQLASQRWRQTRQELERLSSSGDEQRARHQLLSYQLEELENLSLGENELEQLEQDHKALTNAESLLTICRQVIEQCSESDSGNVLHALTNSLNRLSSVSNNSNSLSEATNLLSSAQIQVEEAMGELNRFLDHFDADPARLQQIEERLDAIYSLARKHRVQPHEVAALHQKLLDEIETLNASDESIERLQNELAAYARHYQEKARELSDLRHRSAGELAHAVEQEIHRLGMPGGRFSIELKPGSSQELQPYGLEQVELLVSANPGQPLKPLSKVASGGELSRISLAIQVITAQTSRIPTLVFDEVDVGIGGPTAEIVGQLLRRLGDRGQVITVTHLPQVAAQGHQHLFVHKVRESNATRTAVSKLGKQERIEEVARMLGGIDLTKESLAHAKKMIITPKG; encoded by the coding sequence ATGCTGGTTCATCTTTCCGTACACAACTACGCCATCGTCGAGCACCTCGACCTGGAGCTCGACCGCGGGATGAGCGTAATCACGGGCGAGACAGGTGCCGGCAAGTCGATCATGCTCGATGCGCTGGGCCTCACCCTGGGCGACCGCGCCGACAGCGGCGTGGTCCGTCCCGGCGCCGACAAGGCCGATATCCTTGCCACCTTCGACCTGGCTGAAATCCCGGAGGCACGCGCCTGGCTCAGCGAGCGCGACCTGGATGGCGACTCCCCCTGCATCCTGCGCCGGGTCATCACCGCCGAAGGCCGCTCCCGCGCCTATATAAATGGCACGCCCTGCCCACAGGGCGACCTCAAGGCACTGGGCGAACTGCTCATCGATATCCACAGCCAGCATGAACACCAGTCGCTGCTCAAGACCGACACCCACCGGCGTCTGCTCGACGAATATGCCGGTGCCACCGAGCTGGCTCGCCAGGTCCAGCTCGCTTCGCAGCGCTGGCGCCAGACCCGCCAGGAACTGGAACGCCTGTCCAGCTCGGGCGATGAGCAGCGCGCACGTCACCAGCTGCTCAGCTACCAGCTTGAAGAACTGGAAAACCTCAGCCTTGGCGAAAACGAGCTGGAACAGCTCGAACAGGACCACAAGGCCCTCACCAATGCCGAAAGCCTGCTGACCATCTGCCGCCAGGTCATCGAGCAGTGCAGCGAAAGTGACTCCGGCAACGTGCTGCATGCGCTCACCAACAGCCTCAATCGCCTGTCCAGCGTCAGCAACAATTCCAACTCGCTCAGCGAAGCGACCAATCTGCTGTCCAGCGCACAGATCCAGGTCGAAGAAGCCATGGGCGAGCTGAATCGCTTCCTCGATCACTTCGACGCCGACCCAGCGCGCCTGCAACAGATAGAAGAACGCCTGGATGCCATCTACAGCCTGGCCCGCAAGCATCGCGTGCAACCCCATGAAGTTGCGGCGCTGCACCAGAAGCTGCTCGACGAAATCGAAACCCTCAACGCCAGCGACGAGTCCATCGAGCGCCTGCAGAACGAGCTGGCCGCCTATGCCCGCCACTACCAGGAAAAGGCCCGGGAACTGAGCGACCTGCGTCACCGCTCGGCGGGTGAACTGGCCCATGCCGTAGAGCAGGAAATCCATCGCCTCGGCATGCCGGGCGGACGCTTCAGCATCGAACTCAAGCCTGGCAGCAGCCAGGAACTGCAGCCCTACGGCCTGGAGCAGGTCGAGCTGCTGGTCAGTGCCAACCCTGGCCAGCCACTCAAGCCATTGTCCAAGGTGGCTTCGGGCGGCGAGTTGTCACGTATCAGCCTGGCGATCCAGGTCATCACCGCACAGACCTCACGCATCCCGACCCTGGTATTCGACGAAGTGGACGTCGGTATCGGCGGCCCGACCGCCGAGATCGTCGGCCAGTTGCTGCGCCGCCTGGGCGACCGTGGCCAGGTGATCACCGTGACCCACTTGCCGCAAGTAGCAGCCCAGGGCCATCAACACCTGTTCGTGCACAAGGTGCGCGAGAGCAATGCCACTCGCACGGCAGTGTCGAAGCTGGGCAAGCAGGAACGCATAGAAGAAGTGGCACGCATGCTGGGCGGGATCGACCTGACCAAAGAGTCGCTGGCCCATGCGAAGAAGATGATCATCACCCCGAAAGGCTGA
- the fur gene encoding ferric iron uptake transcriptional regulator yields MVENSELRKAGLKVTLPRVKILQMLDSAEQRHMSAEDVYKALMDASEDVGLATVYRVLTQFEAAGLVVRHNFDGGHAVFELADGGHHDHMVNVDSGEVIEFFDEEIEALQKAIVERHGYELVDHNLVLYVRKKA; encoded by the coding sequence ATGGTTGAAAATAGCGAACTACGTAAAGCAGGACTCAAGGTGACCCTACCGCGGGTCAAGATCCTCCAAATGCTCGATTCTGCCGAGCAGCGCCACATGAGTGCCGAGGATGTATACAAGGCACTGATGGATGCCAGTGAGGATGTCGGCCTGGCCACGGTCTACCGTGTCCTGACCCAGTTCGAAGCTGCTGGCCTGGTCGTGCGTCATAACTTCGATGGCGGTCATGCCGTGTTCGAACTGGCCGATGGTGGCCACCACGACCACATGGTCAACGTCGATTCCGGCGAGGTCATCGAATTCTTCGACGAAGAAATTGAAGCCCTGCAAAAGGCTATCGTCGAGCGTCACGGCTACGAGCTGGTGGATCACAACCTGGTGCTCTACGTACGCAAGAAGGCCTGA
- a CDS encoding outer membrane protein assembly factor BamE, giving the protein MQNTKLLLTSFTFVGLLALAGCSFPGVYKIDIQQGNVVTQDMIDQLRPGMTRRQVRFIMGNPLLVDTFHTDRWDYLYSLQPGGGERQQERISLFFNGNDQLVSLSGDFMPGVSRDEAILGKGSDTSVTPPVENQPQPKPEQPARPGSLLDQIQKDVDSVETVPAPVQEPLEAPSR; this is encoded by the coding sequence ATGCAAAACACCAAGCTCTTGCTAACCAGTTTCACATTCGTGGGACTGCTCGCACTCGCCGGTTGCTCGTTCCCCGGGGTTTATAAAATCGACATCCAGCAGGGAAATGTCGTCACGCAGGACATGATAGACCAGTTGCGCCCAGGAATGACCCGGCGGCAAGTGCGGTTTATCATGGGCAACCCCTTGTTGGTCGACACCTTCCACACCGACCGCTGGGACTACCTGTATAGCCTGCAACCCGGTGGCGGCGAACGTCAGCAAGAGCGCATCAGCCTGTTCTTCAACGGTAACGATCAACTGGTCAGCCTGTCCGGCGACTTCATGCCCGGCGTCAGCCGTGATGAAGCGATCCTCGGCAAAGGCAGCGACACCAGCGTGACACCACCCGTGGAGAACCAGCCGCAGCCCAAACCGGAACAACCGGCTCGCCCAGGCTCGCTGCTCGACCAGATCCAGAAGGACGTCGACAGCGTCGAAACGGTCCCGGCGCCGGTGCAAGAACCGCTGGAAGCGCCCTCGCGCTAA